Proteins co-encoded in one Rhopalosiphum maidis isolate BTI-1 chromosome 2, ASM367621v3, whole genome shotgun sequence genomic window:
- the LOC113551962 gene encoding ADP-ribosylation factor-like protein 4A — protein MGANMGKSSASLLDALPTPQSHLHVVMLGLDSAGKTTALYRLKFNQYLNTVPTIGFNCEKVKGTVGRARGQTFLVWDVGGQEKLRPLWKSYTRCTDGILFVVDSVDVERMEEAKMELARTARAPENTGVPILVLANKQDLPAARDSAELERLLGLNELNHLWHIQAACAITGDGLQEGLDALYDMILKRRKLAKQVKKKTR, from the exons ATGGGGGCCAACATGGGTAAGAGTTCAGCGTCTTTGCTGGATGCACTCCCTACACCACAAAGTCATTTGCATGTAGTCATGTTGGGCCTAGACAGTGCTGGTAAGACTACAGCTCTCTACAGACTTAAATTCAATCAGTACCTAAACACAGTTCCTACAATTGGATTTAACTGTGAAAAAGTAAAAGGAACTGTAGGAAGGGCCCGAGGTCAAACTTTTCTTGTGTGGGACGTCGGTGGACAAGAAAAACTTCGACCTTTGTGGAAAAGTTATACCag atgTACTGATGGTATATTATTCGTTGTGGACAGTGTAGATGTAGAACGGATGGAAGAAGCAAAAATGGAATTAGCCCGCACAGCGAGAGCTCCAGAAAATACAGGTGTACCAATTTTAGTATTAGCAAATAAACAAGATTTGCCAGCAGCACGAGATTCAGCAGAATTAGAAAGACTTTTAGGTTTAAATGAACTTAATCATTTGTGGCATATTCAAGCAGCTTGTGCTATTACTGGGGATGGTCTTCAAGAAGGTCTGGATGCGctttatgatatgatattaaaacgcAGAAAATTAGCTAaacaagtgaaaaaaaaaactcgataa